Proteins encoded together in one Microtus ochrogaster isolate Prairie Vole_2 unplaced genomic scaffold, MicOch1.0 UNK70, whole genome shotgun sequence window:
- the Pogk gene encoding pogo transposable element with KRAB domain, with protein MESPAYPQDRTLKEEQEEAVRIQGLEDGPPIDMQKVLIGSRGSWVPVLFDEVAVYFSDEEWEVLTEQQKALYREVMRMNYEIVLSLENEESDFNTPHWASPVTATSPFPQPQQFNSFWHLPRDIAELPEWSEGYPFYMALGFPGCDLSADDLASRFQFSRGMRRSYDAGFKLMVVEYAESTNNCQAAKQFGVLEKNVRDWRKVKPQLQNAHAMRRAFRGPKNGRFALVDQRVAEYVRYMQAKGDPITREAMQLKALEIAQEMNIPEKGFKASLGWCRRMMRRYDLSLRHKVPVPQHLAEDLTEKLITYQQSVLALRRTHDYEVAQMGNADETPICLEVPSRVTVDNQGEKPVLVKTPGREKLKITAMLGVLADGRKLPPYVILRGTYIPPGKFPSGMEIRCHRYGWMTEDLMQDWLEVVWKRRTGAVPKQRGMLILNGFRCHATDSVKSSMESMNTDMVIIPGGLTSQLQVLDMVVYKPLNDSVRAQYYNWLLAGNLALSPTGNAKKPPLGLFLEWVMMAWNSISSESIVQGFRKCHISSNLEEEDDVLWEIDSELSREPPKECDPESVAVH; from the exons GTACCAGTCCTATTTGATGAGGTGGCCGTATATTTTTCGGATGAGGAGTGGGAAGTTTTGACAGAGCAACAAAAAGCCCTCTACCGGGAAGTCATGAGGATGAATTATGAGATTGTCCTGTCCCTGG AAAATGAAGAATCCGACTTTAACACTCCACATTGGGCAAGCCCAGTGACTgccacctcccctttccctcaACCTCAGCAATTCAACAGCTTTTGGCATCTGCCTCGGGACATCGCTGAGCTGCCTGAATGGAGTGAGGGGTACCCCTTCTACATGGCCCTGGGCTTCCCAGGGTGTGACCTCTCAGCTGATGACTTGGCTAGCAGGTTTCAGTTCAGTAGGGGCATGCGCCGCAGCTACGATGCTGGGTTCAAATTGATGGTGGTGGAGTATGCTGAAAGCACCAACAACTGTCAGGCTGCCAAGCAGTTTGGGGTATTGGAAAAAAATGTTCGAGACTGGCGAAAAGTGAAGCCACAGCTCCAAAATGCCCATGCCATGCGGCGGGCATTCCGAGGCCCTAAGAATGGAAGGTTTGCTCTGGTGGACCAGCGTGTTGCCGAGTATGTCAGATATATGCAGGCCAAAGGGGACCCCATTACCAGGGAAGCAATGCAGTTGAAAGCTCTTGAAATTGCCCAGGAAATGAACATTCCAGAGAAAGGATTCAAGGCAAGTCTGGGCTGGTGTAGAAGAATGATGAGAAGGTATGACCTCTCTCTGAGGCATAAAGTGCCGgttccccagcacctggccgagGACCTGACTGAGAAGCTCATCACTTACCAGCAGAGCGTGCTGGCTCTGCGCCGGACGCATGACTATGAAGTAGCACAGATGGGCAATGCAGATGAGACCCCCATTTGCTTAGAAGTGCCCTCTAGAGTGACTGTAGACAATCAGGGTGAAAAGCCTGTCCTGGTCAAGACACCAGGTAGGGAGAAATTGAAGATCACAGCCATGCTGGGTGTCTTGGCTGATGGGAGGAAGTTACCCCCATACGTCATTTTGAGGGGAACATATATTCCCCCTGGGAAGTTCCCCAGTGGCATGGAAATCCGCTGCCACCGCTATGGGTGGATGACTGAGGACTTGATGCAAGACTGGTTGGAAGTTGTGTGGAAACGGAGGACTGGAGCTGTGCCCAAACAACGAGGGATGTTGATCCTGAATGGCTTCCGGTGTCATGCCACCGACTCGGTAAAGAGTTCCATGGAAAGCATGAACACAGACATGGTGATCATCCCAGGTGGTCTGACGTCACAGCTGCAGGTGTTGGATATGGTGGTCTACAAGCCTCTGAATGACAGTGTCCGGGCCCAGTATTACAACTGGCTTCTGGCGGGGAACCTGGCACTGAGCCCCACTGGAAATGCTAAGAAGCCACCGCTGGGCCTCTTCCTGGAGTGGGTCATGATGGCATGGAACAGCATCTCAAGTGAATCAATTGTCCAGGGGTTCAGAAAGTGCCACATCTCCagcaacttagaggaggaagATGACGTTCTGTGGGAAATTGATAGTGAGCTCTCCAGAGAACCACCAAAAGAATGTGATCCTGAAAGTGTGGCAGTCCACTGA